From the genome of Caloenas nicobarica isolate bCalNic1 chromosome 16, bCalNic1.hap1, whole genome shotgun sequence, one region includes:
- the HIP1R gene encoding huntingtin-interacting protein 1-related protein produces the protein MNSIKSVPARVLSRRGGHSLEAEREQFDKSQAISISKAINTQEAPVKEKHARRIILGTHHEKGAFTFWSYAIGLPLPSSAILSWKFCHVLHKVLRDGHPNVLQDCQRYRSNIRETGDLWGHLHDRYGQLVSIYTRLLLTKISFHVKHPEFPPGLEVSDEVLEKTAGTDVNNIFQLTVELFDYLDCELKLSESVFRQLNTSMAVSQMSAVQCRLAPLIQVIQDCSHLYHYAVKLMFKLHSCLPADTLQGHRDRFHEQFRSLKNFFKKASDMLYFKRLIQIPRLPESPPNFLRASALAEHVKPVVVIPEEAPEDEEPENLIEISTASTTEPQITSDIFQQTFAPPNGIRDDRDAQIESLKKEVEMLRAEMEKIKLEAQRYITQLKAQVNSLEGEVEEQRKQKQKALVDNEQLRDELERLQRVKQDSDRSQRLCAEAEKKASATEIRYTKLKEKHSELINIHAELLRKNADTAKQLTVTQQSQEEVARVKEQLAFQVEQVKREAEMKLEDQSVQLEQLRQELDTRRDELEQAQRSLSHAKQASTELSARVEALHAEKEALRRSVSEKECELLSARGLVEEKELQRSQEADKATREIRELQGRLLEKSNQEQSLQQKLLDEQFGILQETVREAEDILRDAVAKLDDPLHVRCTSSPDYLLSRAQAALESTGSLENGHAQYVASMADAAGLVGALALFAHLMADTIVNGSATSHLAPTDHADRLTETCRDCGQQSLDYLGKLKDKQTLGCAELGDVRRALRGVLQLAQELRPKSLDIKQEELGDMVEKEMASTSEAIEDAVRRIEEMMSQARNESSGVKLEVNERILNSCTDLMKAIRLLVMTSTNLQKEIVESGRGAATTQEFYAKNSRWTEGLISASKAVGWGATQLVESADRVVLHTGKYEELIVCSHEIAASTAQLVAASKVKAEKNSRNLSRLQECSRNVNEMAANVVASTKSGQEQIEEKDTMDFSGMSLIKLKKEEMETQVKVLELEKRLEGERVRLGELRKQHYALAGPCDLAEDDGDTKPAPAPRRGILKKPPLAQKPGHGEPERDAGPDTPHGVNF, from the exons ATGAACAGCATCAAGAGCGTCCCGGCGCGGGTGCTGAGCCGGCGCGGCGGGCACAGCCTGGAGGCGGAGCGGGAGCAGTTCGACAAGAGCCAG gcCATCAGCATCAGCAAAGCCATAAATACGCAAGAGGCACCGGTGAAGGAGAAACATGCCCGCC GGATCATCCTGGGGACACACCACGAGAAGGGAGCGTTCACCTTCTGGTCCTACGCCATcgggctgcccctgcccagcaGTGCCATCCTCAGCTGGAAATTCTGCCACGTCCTGCACAAGGTCCTGCGCGACGGCCACCCTAAT GTCCTCCAGGACTGCCAGCGGTACCGCAGCAACATCCGAGAGACGGGGGACCTGTGG GGCCATTTGCACGACAGGTACGGGCAGCTGGTGAGCATCTACACACGGCTCCTCCTCACCAAGATCTCTTTCCACGTCAAG CATCCTGAGTTTCCCCCAGGCCTCGAGGTGTCAGATGAGGTGCTGGAAAAGACGGCGGGGACGGACGTGAACAACAT CTTCCAGCTGACGGTGGAGCTGTTTGACTACCTGGACTGCGAGCTGAAGCTGTCGGAGTCAG TTTTCAGGCAGCTCAACACCTCGATGGCCGTGTCGCAGATGTCGGCGGTGCAGTGCCGCCTGGCCCCCCTCATCCAGGTCATCCAGGACTGCAGCCACCTCTACCACTACGCCGTCAAGCTGATGTTCAAGCTGCACTCCT gTCTGCCAGCTGACACGCTGCAGGGCCACCGAGACCGTTTCCACGAGCAGTTCCGCAG CCTCAAAAACTTCTTCAAGAAAGCATCCGACATGCTGTATTTCAAGCGGCTCATCCAGATCCCCCGGCTGCCGGAG agccctcCGAATTTCTTGCGGGCGTCTGCGCTGGCTGAGCACGTGAAGCCGGTGGTCGTCATCCCCGAGGAAGCCCCTGAGGACGAGGAGCCGGAGAACCTCATTGAGATCAGCACGGCTTCCACCACAGAGCCGCAG ATCACCTCGGATATATTTCAGCAAACCTTCGCGCCACCCAATGGCATTCGGGACGACAG AGACGCACAGATCGAGAGCCTGAAGAAGGAGGTGGAGATGCTCCGTGCAGAGATGGAGAAGATTAAACTGGAG GCGCAGCGGTACATCACGCAGCTCAAGGCACAGGTGAACAGCCTGGAGGGCGAAGTGGAGGAGCAGCgcaagcagaagcagaaggcGCTGGTGGACAACGAGCAGCTGCGGGATGAGCTGGAGAGGCTGCAGAGGGTGAAGCAGGACAGTGACAGGTCCCAGCGACTCTGTGCTGAAGCAGAAA AGAAAGCCAGTGCCACTGAGATCCGCTACACGAAGCTGAAGGAGAAGCACAGTGAGCTCATCAACATACACGCTGAGCTCCTGAGGAAG AACGCTGACACTGCCAAGCAGCTGACGGTCAcgcagcagagccaggaggagGTGGCGCGCGTCAAGGAGCAACTGGCGTTCCAGGTGGAGCAGGTGAAGCGAGAGGCCGAGATGAAG CTGGAGGACCAGAGcgtgcagctggagcagctgcggCAGGAGCTGGACACGCGGCGGGACGAGCTGGAGCAGGCACAGCGCTCACTCAGCCACGCCAAGCAG GCCAGCACGGAGCTCAGCGCCCGGGTGGAGGCTCTGCACGCCGAGAAGGAGGCGCTGAGGCGGTCGGTGAGCGAGAAGGAGTGCGAGTTGCTGTCCGCGCGTGGCCTCGTCgaggagaaggagctgcagcGGAGCCAGGAGGCGGACAAGGCCACGCGGGAGATCCGTGAGCTGCAGGGCCGGCTCCTGGAGAAG agcAACCAGGAGCAGAGtctgcagcagaagctgctggaCGAGCAGTTCGGCATCCTGCAGGAGACGGTGCGGGAGGCCGAGGACATCCTCCGGGATGCGGTGGCCAAGCTGGATGACCCATTGCATGTCCGCTGCACCAGCTCCCCAG ATTACCTGCTCAGCCGGGCGCAGGCGGCGCTGGAGTCCACGGGCAGCCTGGAGAACGGACACGCGCAGTACGTGGCCTCCATGGCAG ATGCcgcggggctggtgggggctcTGGCCCTCTTCGCACACCTGATGGCCGACACCATCGTGAATGGCAGCGCCACGTCCCACCTGGCTCCCACCGACCACGCTGACC ggctgaCGGAGACGTGCCGGGACTGcgggcagcagagcctggacTACCTGGGCAAGCTGAAGGACAAGCAGACGCTGGGCTGCGCCGAGCTGGGGGACGTgcggcgggcgctgcggggggtcctgcagctggcccag GAGCTGCGACCCAAGAGTTTAGACATCAAGCAAGAAGAGCTGGGGGACATGGTTGAGAAGGAGATGGCCTCCACCTCCGAGGCAATTGAGGATGCTGTCAGGCGCATAGAG GAGATGATGAGCCAGGCCAGAAACGAGAGCTCCGGTGTTAAGCTTGAAGTGAACGAGCG GATTCTGAACTCCTGCACAGACCTAATGAAG GCTATTAGACTTCTTGTAATGACATCTACGAACCTGCAGAAGGAGATAGTAGAAAGTGGCCGG GGGGCAGCAACAACTCAAGAGTTTTACGCCAAGAACTCGCGCTGGACGGAAGGGCTGATCTCTGCCTCCAAGGCGGTGGGCTGGGGGGCCACGCAGCTCGT AGAGTCAGCAGACAGAGTCGTCCTGCACACGGGCAAATACGAAGAACTGATCGTCTGCTCCCATGAAATCGCCGCGAGCACGGCCCAGCTGGTGGCTGCCTCCAAG GTGAAAGCTGAGAAGAACAGCAGGAACCTGAGCCGGCTCCAGGAGTGCTCGCGCAACGTCAACGAGATGGCGGCCAATGTGGTGGCTTCCACCAAGTCGGGGCAAGAGCAGATCGAGGAGAAAG ACACCATGGACTTCTCGGGCATGTCGCTCATCAAACTGAAGAAGGAAGAGATGGAAACACAG GTGAaggtgctggagctggagaagcgGCTGGAGGGCGAGCGGGTGCGCCTGGGCGAGCTGAGGAAGCAGCACTACGCCCTGGCCGGGCCCTGCGACTTGGCGGAGGATGACGGGGACACAAAGCCGGCACCAGCGCCCAGACGAGGCATCCTCAAGAAGCCGCCCCTGGCCCAGAAGCCTGGCCACGGGGAG CCCGAGCGAGACGCCGGCCCGGACACACCTCACGGGGTGAACTTCTAG